From the Deltaproteobacteria bacterium genome, one window contains:
- a CDS encoding citramalate synthase translates to MRRVQLYDTTLRDGAQAEDVSFTLEDKVRIAERLDDLGMHYIEGGWPGSNPRDEEFFRAVKRLGLRHAKIAAFGSTRRAGVRAADDHNLALCLRAETPVVTIVGKTWDLHVRDDLRIPLEENLEVIRDSIAYLKTHTDEVIFDAEHFFDGLAANRDYALACLRAAADAGVDLVCLCDTRGGSVPAGVGAGVDAARAVLGTTPLAIHCHNDCELAVANSIEAIDHGCVQVQGTINGFGERCGNANLVSVIPVLQLKRGYDCLSAAQLRKLAEVSHFVYELANLEPNKRQPFVGQSAFAHKGGLHVAAVQKNPETYEHIDPAVIGNTQRVLVSDLSGRSNLLYKAAEFGLDLESNAPAVKALLGELKDLEAKGYAYEGAEASFELLMQKALDGDRVRYFRLIGFRVIDEKRNETETPIAEATIMLEGPDGQIEHTAAQGNGPVHALDQALRKALGKFYPEVEQVRLHDYKVRVLGSAEGTAAAVRVLIESGDEHDHWGTVGVSHNVIEASWQALADSMDYKLYKVRRGAARGRAADTRRG, encoded by the coding sequence ATGAGACGCGTCCAGCTCTACGACACGACGCTCCGCGACGGCGCCCAGGCCGAGGACGTCTCCTTCACGCTCGAGGACAAGGTGCGCATCGCCGAGCGCCTCGACGACCTCGGCATGCACTACATCGAGGGCGGCTGGCCGGGCTCGAACCCGCGCGACGAGGAGTTCTTCCGGGCCGTCAAGCGCCTCGGCCTCCGGCACGCGAAGATCGCGGCCTTCGGCTCGACGCGGCGAGCGGGCGTGCGCGCGGCCGACGACCACAACCTGGCGCTCTGCCTCCGCGCCGAGACCCCCGTCGTCACGATCGTCGGCAAGACGTGGGACCTCCACGTGCGCGACGACCTGCGCATCCCGCTCGAGGAGAACCTCGAGGTCATCCGCGACTCGATCGCGTATCTCAAGACGCACACCGACGAGGTGATCTTCGACGCCGAGCACTTCTTCGACGGGCTCGCCGCCAACCGCGACTACGCGCTCGCGTGCCTGCGCGCGGCGGCCGACGCGGGCGTCGACCTCGTCTGCCTCTGCGACACGCGGGGCGGCTCCGTTCCGGCGGGCGTCGGGGCCGGCGTCGACGCCGCCCGGGCGGTCCTGGGGACGACGCCGCTCGCCATCCACTGCCACAACGACTGCGAGCTGGCGGTCGCCAACTCGATCGAAGCGATCGACCACGGGTGCGTCCAGGTCCAGGGCACGATCAACGGCTTCGGCGAGCGGTGCGGCAACGCGAACCTCGTCTCGGTGATCCCGGTGCTGCAGCTGAAGCGCGGCTACGACTGCCTGTCGGCCGCGCAGCTCCGCAAGCTCGCCGAGGTCTCGCACTTCGTCTACGAGCTCGCCAACCTCGAGCCCAACAAGCGCCAGCCCTTCGTCGGGCAGAGCGCGTTCGCGCACAAGGGCGGGCTGCACGTCGCCGCCGTGCAGAAGAACCCCGAGACCTACGAGCACATCGACCCGGCGGTGATCGGCAACACGCAGCGCGTGCTGGTCTCGGACCTCTCCGGCCGCTCGAACCTGCTCTACAAGGCAGCCGAGTTCGGGCTCGACCTGGAGAGCAACGCGCCCGCCGTGAAGGCGCTCCTCGGGGAGCTCAAGGACCTCGAGGCGAAGGGCTATGCCTACGAGGGGGCGGAGGCGTCGTTCGAGCTCCTCATGCAGAAGGCGCTCGACGGCGACCGCGTGCGCTACTTCCGGCTGATCGGCTTCCGGGTGATCGACGAGAAGCGGAACGAGACCGAGACGCCGATCGCCGAGGCGACCATCATGCTCGAGGGCCCCGACGGCCAGATCGAGCACACCGCCGCCCAGGGCAACGGGCCGGTGCACGCGCTCGACCAGGCGCTGCGCAAGGCGCTCGGCAAGTTCTACCCCGAGGTCGAGCAGGTGCGGCTCCACGACTACAAGGTCCGCGTGCTCGGCAGCGCCGAGGGCACGGCCGCGGCGGTGCGCGTCCTCATCGAGTCGGGCGACGAGCACGACCACTGGGGGACGGTCGGCGTCTCGCACAACGTGATCGAGGCGAGCTGGCAGGCCCTCGCCGACAGCATGGACTACAAGCTCTACAAGGTGCGTCGCGGAGCGGCGCGCGGGCGGGCGGCCGACACACGCCGCGGCTGA
- a CDS encoding aspartate kinase: MSLIVQKFGGTSVADVDRIRHVAGIVGATRAAGRDVVVVVSAMAGETNRLLALARQAARTPDERESDALVATGEQVTAALLALALRDAGLPARSFLGHQVRIETDSAYGRARIVRVDVDRLRGTLAEGTVAVVAGFQGVDGAGSITTLGRGGSDTSAVALAAALAADACEIYTDVDGVYTSDPRIVPQARKLERIAYDEMLELASLGAKVLQIRSVEFAKRYRVPVHVRSTFSAAPGTWVVEEDASMEEVSVAGVAYDRDEAKLTVLRVPDRPGVAARLFGPIARAHIVIDMIIQNASADGTTDLTFTVPRGDYEKARGLVESTAREIGAQGVTGQTDVAKVSIVGIGMRTHAGIAARMFEVLAAEGINVQMISTSEIKISVVVDEKYTELAVRALHDAFIGGPRP, translated from the coding sequence ATGTCGCTGATCGTCCAGAAGTTCGGAGGCACGTCGGTCGCCGACGTCGACCGCATCCGCCACGTCGCGGGCATTGTCGGGGCGACCCGCGCCGCCGGCCGCGACGTGGTCGTCGTCGTGTCGGCGATGGCGGGGGAGACGAATCGCCTGCTCGCGCTCGCGCGGCAGGCCGCCCGCACGCCCGACGAGCGGGAGAGCGACGCGCTCGTCGCGACCGGCGAGCAGGTGACGGCGGCGCTCCTCGCCCTCGCGCTGCGGGACGCCGGCCTCCCCGCCCGCTCGTTCCTCGGCCACCAGGTGCGGATCGAGACCGACAGCGCCTACGGCCGGGCCCGTATCGTCCGGGTGGACGTCGACCGCTTGCGGGGCACGCTCGCCGAGGGCACGGTGGCGGTCGTGGCGGGGTTCCAGGGCGTCGACGGCGCCGGCAGCATCACCACCCTCGGGCGGGGTGGCTCGGACACCAGCGCCGTGGCCCTGGCGGCGGCGCTCGCCGCCGACGCCTGCGAGATCTACACCGACGTGGACGGCGTCTACACGAGCGACCCGCGCATCGTGCCCCAGGCCCGCAAGCTCGAGCGCATCGCCTACGACGAGATGCTCGAGCTCGCGAGCCTCGGCGCCAAGGTGCTCCAGATCCGGTCGGTCGAGTTCGCCAAGCGCTACCGGGTGCCCGTCCACGTGCGCTCCACCTTCAGCGCCGCGCCGGGCACCTGGGTCGTCGAGGAGGATGCGAGCATGGAAGAGGTGTCCGTCGCGGGCGTCGCCTACGATCGGGACGAGGCCAAGCTGACGGTCCTGCGGGTCCCGGACCGTCCCGGGGTGGCCGCGCGCCTCTTCGGCCCGATCGCGCGCGCCCACATCGTCATCGACATGATCATCCAGAACGCGAGCGCCGACGGCACCACGGACCTGACCTTCACCGTGCCGCGCGGCGACTACGAGAAGGCGCGCGGGCTCGTCGAGTCGACCGCCAGGGAGATCGGCGCCCAGGGCGTCACCGGGCAGACCGACGTCGCCAAGGTGTCGATCGTCGGCATCGGCATGCGCACCCATGCCGGCATCGCGGCCCGCATGTTCGAGGTGCTGGCCGCCGAGGGCATCAACGTGCAGATGATCTCCACCTCGGAGATCAAGATCTCGGTGGTGGTCGACGAGAAGTACACGGAGCTGGCGGTGCGCGCGCTGCACGACGCGTTCATCGGGGGACCACGCCCATGA
- the tsaE gene encoding tRNA (adenosine(37)-N6)-threonylcarbamoyltransferase complex ATPase subunit type 1 TsaE, producing MTTSTPEETEALGEALGHAAQGGELIGLVGDLGAGKTCFVRGLARGLGIDPGRVHSPSFTTVTEYPGGRLPLTHVDLYRLESPLADELWLRDALYGDGVAAVEWFERIAPGAGDDALVVTLRYAGPERRVIALGARGSRHERLLDVALGGRTER from the coding sequence CTGACGACCTCCACGCCCGAGGAGACGGAGGCCCTCGGCGAGGCGCTCGGGCACGCGGCGCAGGGCGGCGAATTGATCGGGCTCGTCGGCGACCTCGGCGCCGGCAAGACCTGCTTCGTGCGCGGCCTCGCGCGCGGCCTCGGGATCGATCCCGGCCGCGTCCACAGCCCCTCTTTCACGACCGTGACGGAGTACCCGGGCGGGCGCCTGCCACTCACTCACGTCGACCTCTACCGCCTGGAGAGCCCGCTCGCCGATGAGCTATGGCTGCGCGACGCGCTGTACGGCGACGGCGTGGCGGCCGTGGAGTGGTTCGAGCGGATCGCCCCGGGCGCCGGAGACGACGCTCTCGTGGTGACCCTGCGCTACGCGGGCCCCGAGCGCCGCGTGATCGCACTCGGGGCCCGCGGGTCGCGCCACGAGCGGCTGCTCGACGTCGCGCTCGGCGGGCGAACGGAGCGCTGA
- a CDS encoding cysteine desulfurase, with amino-acid sequence MRIYLDHNAGAPLRPEAREAMLRFLGRPGNPSSAHREGARARGAVEAARAEVAALIGAGPAEIVFTSGATEANNLALRGVVRAPAGLVTTAIEHASVLETARALAAEGVRLTVVPVDGDGRVAADDVVAACAPGTALASVGLANGEVGSVAPVAAIAGGLRGSGVRLHTDAAQAAGRMPIDVRALGVDLLSLSAHKLGGPAGVGALWVRRDVGLRSQMTGGPQERGQRAGTENVAGIVAFAEAARLARRDLAVAAAHCARLVDRLWSGLRASMPGVQLNGPAAPPRLPNTLNLTFPGCSGDSLVVLLDLAGIAVSAGSACAAGAAEPSHVLAAMGRDRETARSGLRLSVGPATTDADIDRVLAVLPDLVAQVRGGAAA; translated from the coding sequence ATGCGCATCTACCTCGACCACAACGCCGGCGCCCCGCTGCGCCCCGAGGCACGCGAGGCCATGCTCCGCTTCCTCGGCAGGCCGGGGAACCCGTCGAGCGCGCATCGCGAGGGGGCGCGCGCCCGCGGGGCGGTCGAGGCGGCGCGCGCCGAGGTGGCGGCGCTCATCGGCGCGGGCCCCGCCGAGATCGTGTTCACGAGCGGGGCGACCGAGGCGAACAACCTGGCGTTGCGGGGCGTCGTTCGCGCCCCGGCCGGCCTCGTCACCACCGCGATCGAGCACGCCTCGGTGCTGGAGACGGCCCGGGCGCTGGCGGCCGAGGGCGTGCGGCTCACCGTCGTGCCCGTGGACGGCGACGGACGGGTGGCCGCCGACGACGTCGTGGCGGCGTGCGCGCCGGGCACGGCGCTCGCGAGCGTCGGGCTCGCGAACGGCGAGGTCGGCTCGGTGGCGCCCGTCGCGGCGATCGCGGGCGGGCTCCGCGGGAGCGGCGTGCGCCTCCATACGGACGCGGCACAGGCGGCCGGTCGGATGCCGATCGACGTGCGCGCGCTCGGCGTCGATCTGCTCTCGCTCTCGGCTCACAAGCTCGGCGGTCCCGCGGGCGTCGGGGCGCTCTGGGTGCGAAGGGACGTCGGCCTCCGGTCCCAGATGACCGGCGGGCCGCAGGAGCGCGGCCAGCGCGCCGGGACCGAGAACGTGGCGGGCATCGTCGCCTTCGCCGAGGCGGCGCGGCTCGCGCGTCGGGACCTCGCCGTCGCGGCGGCGCACTGCGCGCGGCTCGTCGACCGGCTCTGGTCGGGCCTCCGGGCGTCCATGCCGGGGGTGCAGCTCAATGGTCCCGCCGCGCCGCCGCGGCTGCCGAACACGCTCAACCTCACCTTTCCCGGCTGCAGCGGCGACAGCCTCGTCGTCCTCCTCGACCTCGCGGGCATCGCCGTGTCGGCCGGCTCGGCGTGCGCCGCCGGCGCGGCCGAGCCGTCGCACGTCCTGGCAGCGATGGGACGGGATCGGGAGACGGCACGCAGCGGGCTCCGCCTGAGCGTCGGGCCGGCGACGACGGACGCCGACATCGACCGCGTGCTCGCCGTGCTCCCCGACCTCGTGGCCCAGGTGCGGGGCGGAGCGGCGGCGTGA